GGATTGGGGCAAGAACTGGGATGTTATCACCGATGGCAAGGAAGACGACATGTTCAGCCCCTATATGGAGGAGATCTTCACCCGCGCCCATGAGGAAGGGATCATTCCCGGCGATGCGCAGGCGATTGCTGGTACATGGTCAAGCTTCACCGCAGAGGGCGAGGCCATGCAGCTCAACATGGTCTATGCCTTCGGCTTCGACTGCACCGATGTGCTCGATATCACACGGGGCGGAAATTGAAGGACGGCAACAGGCGATCTGGGCGATTGATGCCTTGCGCCACTATGTGCCCGGGTTTGAGCAGGTCCGCTTGCGCAGCTTCGGCATGACGCTCGGCGCGCGCGAATCCCGCAAGATCGAGGGTAAGGTGCGTGTCGACAAGGAGCATGTGCTCAATCAGGGGCGATGCGCGGATTCCATCGGGATCTTCCCCGAATTCATCGACGGCAGCGGCTATCTGATCCTGCCGACCACAGGGCGCTATTATCAGATCCCCTATGGCTGTCTGGTGCCAAAGGGGGTCGAAAATCTCATCGTCGCGGGGCGTTGTGTCTCTGCTGATGTGATTGCGCACACCACAATGCGCAACATGATGTGTTGTGCGGTGACAGGGCAGGGTGCCGGAACAGCGGCGGCTCTGTCCGCGCAACTGGATCAGGGCTTCTCAGATCTCGACATGGCCAAATTGCAGGCGACCCTCAAAGATCAGGGCGTCCGCATCGACTAGGGGTTAAGGCAGCGCGAGGTTCATGAGAGCCCGCGCTGTTTGACCGGTGTTTAAAGCCGGGTGCCGCCTGTCTCGAATAGCAGGCAGTCGGATCCGTTGATCGACAGGTCGATCTCATCGCCCGGCTTGACGCTCCGAAGCATCCCGCGCATTTCGATGGTCAGGGCCTCTTCCCGGCCGGTGTCGGTGTAAATGTAAGAGACGCCGCCAAGTTTCTCGATCACGGCGCATTCGACCTTGAGGGCCGCATCGCCCGGACCGGAATGAAAATGCTCGGGGCGGATGCCGATCAGGACATCTTGCGGCAGCTCTTTTGCTGTGTTGCGGGGCATCACGGCCAAATTTTCAACCTTGAGCGACGGGATGGCGACGAGGGCTTCGCCCTTGTCTGTCTTGCCGGTCACTGTTGCTTCGACGAAGTTCATCTTTGGCGAGCCGATGAAGCCGGCAACAAAGATATTGTCCGGATTGCTGTAGAGCTCATCGGGCGTTCCGACCTGCTCGACCACACCATCGCGCAGGACGACGATGCGTGAGGCGAGCGTCATGGCTTCCACTTGATCGTGGGTCACATAGATCATCGTCGCGCCAAGCTCGTTGTGCAGGCGGGCGATTTCGAGACGCATCTGGACGCGCAATTCGGCATCGAGGTTGGAGAGCGGCTCATCGAAGAGGAAGATCTTGGGGTCCCTGACGATGGCGCGCCCGATGGCGACGCGCTGGCGTTGGCCGCCCGAGAGGGCCTTTGGCTTGCGCTTGAGATAGGGTTCGAGCTGTAAGGTCTCTGCTGCCTTTAACACAAGCTCCTGCCGCTTCTTCCTGTCGATTCCTGCCATCTCCAGACCGAAGGCCATGTTTTCCTCGACCGTCATGTGCGGATAGAGGGCATAGGTCTGGAAGACCATCGAGATGCCGCGTTTCGACGGCTCCTGCCGGGTGAC
This window of the uncultured Cohaesibacter sp. genome carries:
- a CDS encoding ABC transporter ATP-binding protein, yielding MNWNYKKSSRTSTRPKSSARSILKVNSGEFVVFVGPSGCGKSTLLRLIAGLEDVTSGAVLIDGADVTRQEPSKRGISMVFQTYALYPHMTVEENMAFGLEMAGIDRKKRQELVLKAAETLQLEPYLKRKPKALSGGQRQRVAIGRAIVRDPKIFLFDEPLSNLDAELRVQMRLEIARLHNELGATMIYVTHDQVEAMTLASRIVVLRDGVVEQVGTPDELYSNPDNIFVAGFIGSPKMNFVEATVTGKTDKGEALVAIPSLKVENLAVMPRNTAKELPQDVLIGIRPEHFHSGPGDAALKVECAVIEKLGGVSYIYTDTGREEALTIEMRGMLRSVKPGDEIDLSINGSDCLLFETGGTRL
- a CDS encoding FAD-dependent oxidoreductase gives rise to the protein MCSISHGAEIEGRQQAIWAIDALRHYVPGFEQVRLRSFGMTLGARESRKIEGKVRVDKEHVLNQGRCADSIGIFPEFIDGSGYLILPTTGRYYQIPYGCLVPKGVENLIVAGRCVSADVIAHTTMRNMMCCAVTGQGAGTAAALSAQLDQGFSDLDMAKLQATLKDQGVRID